A stretch of Besnoitia besnoiti strain Bb-Ger1 chromosome Unknown contig00015, whole genome shotgun sequence DNA encodes these proteins:
- a CDS encoding Ras family protein (encoded by transcript BESB_028180) has protein sequence MATGADFPLLRITFFGGGGSGKTSIINAFVNNNCQPNTTFTTEWPALYYRVCRIPEEENGSADSPLRSVCIELEDTYDVGRTDEGRDIRKFMTMKRRVMTVKEGVTDFTPFSLWKAPEVPVTFREPYRPITNGRMGMVIVFDVNRKATLHKAMEIYDLIESVHDYKRESLRPIVYLVGNKYDVDPTSERVQAIIGEAEIFAQTKFIRFWKVSAVDGKNVEKMFLEMVYRILGCVMLWDIEYEEGVNPMEKGL, from the exons ATGGCGACGGGCGCTGACTTTCCTCTCTTGAGGATCACCTTCTTcgggggaggaggcagcgggaaGACCTCCATCATTAACGCCTTCGTCAATAACAACTGCCAACCAAACACTACATTCACAACAGAGTGGCCGGC CCTCTACTACAGAGTGTGTCGCATTCCAGAGGAAGAAAATGGGTCCGCGGACTCACCGCTGCGCTCGGTGTGCATCGAGCTGGAGGACACCTACGACGTCGGACGAACAGATGAAGGCCGCGACATTCGAAAATTCATGACCATGAAGCGGAGAGTCA TGACAGTCAAGGAAGGCGTGACGGACTTCACCCCGTTCAGCCTCTGGAAGGCCCCCGAAGTCCCCGTGACCTTTCGCGAGCCCTACCGCCCCATCACAAACG GGCGAATGGGCATGGTAATCGTCTTTGATGTGAACCGAAAGGCGACGCTTCATAAGGCCATGGAGATTTACGATCTCATTGAGAGCGTTCACGACTACAAGCGC GAGAGTCTGCGCCCGATCGTCTACCTTGTCGGGAACAAATACG ACGTGGATCCGACCTCAGAGAGAGTTCAGGCAATCatcggcgaggcggagatATTCGC ACAGACAAAGTTTATCCGCTTCTGGAAGGTCTCCGCGGTTGATGGCAAAAATGTTGAAAAG ATGTTCCTGGAGATGGTCTACCGCATTTTGGGATGCGTCATGCTGTGGGATATTGAATACGAAGAG GGAGTGAATCCGATGGAGAAGGGTTTGTGA